Proteins co-encoded in one Sparus aurata chromosome 18, fSpaAur1.1, whole genome shotgun sequence genomic window:
- the eif1ad gene encoding putative RNA-binding protein EIF1AD: MSQATKRKHVVKEVLGDFVTPTENQQIVKVTGSRGNNLHEAVTAQGETFLVSMPTKFRKNIWIKRGDYVIVDPIEEGEKVKAEISFILYKDHIQNLQKQQQWPEGFMEELSEQDKTSKRQEKEEGMEEKDEEEDVSDSEDDESDLFVNTNRCNYQYSESDEEEDSEEEEDDDKDERTEKDS, from the exons ATGTCACAGGCCACTAAACGCAAACATGTTGTCAAGGAGGTTCTTGGAGATTTTGTCACGCCCACAGAGAACCAGCAGATTGTAAAG GTTACTGGTAGCCGTGGTAACAACCTTCATGAAGCTGTCACGGCCCAGGGTGAGACTTTCCTGGTGAGCATGCCCACCAAGTTCCGCAAGAACATCTGGATCAAGAGAG GTGATTATGTGATTGTGGATCCCATTGAAGAAGGAGAGAAGGTGAAGGCTGAGATCAGCTTCATTCTGTACAAAGATCACATTCAGAACCTGCAAAAGCAACAGCAGTG GCCAGAGGGTTTCATGGAGGAGCTGTCAGAGCAGGACAAGACAAGCAAACGGCAGGAAAAGGAAGAGGGAATGGAGGAGaaagacgaggaagaggacgTCAGTGACTCTGAAGACGATGAGAGTGACCTCTTTGTAAACACCAACCGCTGTAACTACCAGTACAGCGAGagtgacgaggaggaggacagtgaggaagaagaagatgatgacaaAGACGAAAGGACAGAAAAGGACTCTTAG